ACTTTCTAAACTCTTGATATCTTTATAAGAAACTTTTTGTTCCCATCCTTTTAGCCCAGTCtttgtgtagaaacactgaacaTACAGATCAGGATAAGAACTGAGTCTGAATCTAGACTAGGTGTTTCCTTACTTGACTAAATCCCTGTATTTTTCTACATACTTATGAcaatgttttccatgttttataGATTCCATGTTTTCTTGGATGACTTTTATGTTTCTCTCTTAACCCTCTCTACTCCCAGCATCAAACACAACCCTTGTATGTTCAAAACCAAGCATTGTTCACCCTATAAGGCCAAACTCAAATGTGAACCTGTCAGTTGTCTCAATTTAAAAATTAAGTTTTACATTCACAAAGTGCTTTTCATTCAAGGTGGAAACAAGCACACCATCTAGTGGGTTAAATCGAGATGAACAATCCCATGGGACCCATAAAAACGGCCAAGACACAAGCATGGAGAGTAAAGGTAACATGATCtctatttacacattcagcgctcaggctttaaactgttcTGCTTTGACAACACTTTATTATTAACACAtgattacattattattataacctGCTCTGACATTTGATGTTTGCTTACAACGCAGAGGTGTGTGGCTTCTGTCGGAAACCCATGGCCCTTTCTGAACCTGCGATAGAGGCCTTAAACAGAACTTACCATGACAGTTGCTTCCAGTGTAGATCTTGTCACATTCCCCTGGCTGGCAAACAGTACTACAACAAGGCAGGAATCCCACTCTGTGAAGACTGCTACCAGGTAGGTCCAAGTCAATGCAACCTCCACCACAGGATGCACAGGATACACATATAAATCTTTGTAAAGGACCATACCAATGTTTTTTGCATGCTCATTTTCTTCAttatgtatgttttgtgtgaatGCTAACTGtagtgttttacatttttaaacctTCAAAGCCTCCACTTTCCCTTACAGTCACTCCAGCATCAAAAGCAACTTGCACAGACTTGAAATTGGTTGGAAATTCATGCATCAGCTGTTGTCAGAGTCAATGTTCCGTCTCCATTGCATGGTTTAGTTGCCACTGGAGACTGCAAcgtaagaaaaaacaaaaatgaatggaaGCCAATGGCAGCTTGGAAAGTGGGAAAAACAGatttcaaaaatgtcaacactgctttattttggaaaatgtgttgCAGACTCCATCATCTTTCAGTGCAGAAATGCATTCTTCTAaccatttattttctgtctcttagGCCAGTCTCGAACTTTGTTGGGCATGTGGAGAGGTTATCACAGACCATGTGATCCGTGCACTGGAGCGAGCATACCATCCTCCTTGTTTCATCTGTACAACGTGTAAAAAACAAATTGGAGAGCAAGCTTTTGCTCAGGGAGAAGTTGGAGAAGTGTATTGCCTCCAGGACTACTACAGGTGTGAGAGTTAAAAAACATGGCAAgcaatacaaaacaacacaaacaaccaaaGAGAACCAAACCAAATCgcattttattctatttaagtgattttattttcctttttatgatGCTTTTAGATGCGATACTAATGTATATCTTCTTCTTTGGTAAAGTGGGTTTTAGTTCCCTCTGTGGTGAACGGTTCTTTACAAATAAAGTTGCCTTTTCCtaatattttctttcctctaaAATTTTGTCCATGAAGGAAGTATGCTCCAAAGTGTAACGCCTGTAACCAGCTAATTATTCCAAAAGAGGATGGTACTGACAGCTACACTGTTGAATGTCTGGGACGCTCCTACCATGAGAACTGCTACAGATGTGAGGTAGGCACTCTGCTTGCAAACAGTGTACtgtacagacacactgacaagtatgcaaacacactgacatgcatCAATCACCACCAGTCAATCAGTCTTGCATATTGTCTGCAGATCTGTGTCATCCAGCTCTCTCCTGATCCGAATGAGCACGGCTGCTATCCTTTGGATGGAAGGATGCTTTGCAAAGCTTGCCACTTGAACCTGGTCTCTGGTCCCCACTAACACTGGCCTTGTTGTCCACGATAAACTGCAACCGATGGAAAAGTGCCACAAGTCCAGGTTTAAAGAGACGGGAgattgtgcatgtgcatttaaGACTCTAGCATACGAATGttacacatctttttttccaaTAGAGCATTATGGTTATTTTCATAATATATCATGCTTTCTCAAGATTCTCTTATTCCTCTTTTGTACTTGATAATTTTGCACTCAATAAACTCTACAAAATGCACCAAATATATTTATGCAACAGACTTACtgcaaggattttttttttattatttttgtaagtCTTAATCAGTATACTGTTTCTCAATCACATTAACCCTTtctatgaaaaaataaaaactgttaaaaaaaacatttatataaaagTAAACTAATATATTTTATCTCGAGGCAGGCTTCAACATACATAGTGTTTGTTAAATTACACATACAATATCAGTAAGCattaaaatatggaaaaaacGAGGTGTCAGTGGCATGACAGACCATAAATGCAAAACATAATCACGAATACAGAGAATACTATGGGCGGCTGCCTGAGTTAATTTTATGATGGGCTGAATGTGGTCACTCTTCAAACAGGATTGGTTTACTCACCTGTTCAGGTTaagcaggtaaaaaaaacaaaaacctagAGGCAACAGATTAAATGCAGCATCTATACCGCACAACACAAATTTATAAACTAATGTATAAATACATTAACTGATTCTCAAGTACTCATTATGGACCAAAACTCGAAGGTGTTTTTGATCTTCACTAGACCACAGGGGCTGTATTTTGCTAAAACTATTCACATTAATTTGACATTACAATATTAAAGTCTCATTTGGATCCCAGCTGAATTATTTGGTTCTTTGTTATGTATCTCAAAATTACTTGTTCTGTGGAATTATATTTCTGtgtattaaaaacatttattaaaacaattATTCTGGAAAAAGtacatttgtcattttccatTCACCACAgttttttccctttctgttatttttctaGCAACCATGGTTTATCTTTTCTGTCTGGACTTTACAATGAGTGACTGCGGGTATAACCCTCTGCCTGTGGCCAGTTTAACCTGACTGGAGGCCCTGGGGCAGAAATTAGCTGTCGGGGCACCTTTAGTCTCTACCTTCCAATCACGTACAGTGCATACACCACAATAAAGATTGCGACTTCCTTATATTTTGCACAGAGACCTAAAAGCCAACTGGTCCTCCTTTTACACAATTGGGATTTACTCTAATCTATAACTTCATCACCGCAGTCACGCTGCAGAGAAATCTACCTCGATGGTTACAGTTTGATCCCCTTTAAGTAATCGCATGCTAGCTGTCGACACACCGGGGCCGCGCAGCTCGTACCCGGAACCACCAGGAACGAGGCTGAGGCGTGTTCCCGTGAACGGAACGGCACGGGGACGCAGCAGCTAAAGCTACGCGGAAAGCGGCCACCGGGCCCAGATCATTCACGGAATCAACCGTCGTTCATTTTGTTCAGGCGGACCTCCGACCGGCAGGGATTAGAAACGTGCCAGATCATATGTGTGTGAAGGGGGGAAGAATAGCGCAAGATGGTTCGGGAAACCAGACACCTCTGGGTGGGAAATTTACCCGAACATGTCCGAGAGGAGAAAATTGTGGAGCATTTTAAACGGTAGGTTACGCAAGAGGTTTCCTCTGTCGGCGGAGCAGCGCGCGATAGCTGCAGCTCAACCCGCTAGCCGCGTAGCCTGCGACCAATGCTAattcagctaacgttagcatttttaagttttacaaGTCAGAAGGTTTCTTATGTGCTGCCTGTTGTATATTGCTGCCCGGTGGCATTTGTTGTAACGAAAAGCCGGGGAAAGAGGCACTGTAGTGCAGATGTTTACGATTTATAATGTTTAGCTAACTTTTGCTAGCGCCAAGAGGCAAGTAGCTAGTTGTGCTAGCCACCGAGCTAACACCCAGCCACCCAGCCATCCGACCATTTTGTGGGAAGTGGAGACGTTTTCATGATCAGTACAAGCCAAAAGGAAGCTAGCGTT
This region of Toxotes jaculatrix isolate fToxJac2 chromosome 3, fToxJac2.pri, whole genome shotgun sequence genomic DNA includes:
- the fblim1 gene encoding filamin-binding LIM protein 1 isoform X1, which codes for MASAAPPKRMVSSVFITLASPYRATVTQQQPALQAHSAPARDKQHTAVRVSPTDSIPAPRRRKEDHSPSESYGSIDSKDRTYAGASARAPDLQSPKPALPGPSRGKLQEDERGAADLFPPPPPPPPPAAAASALPSSPGAALPKESPFQPPPPAQTPLSHPLTPGQQPVYNREVETSTPSSGLNRDEQSHGTHKNGQDTSMESKEVCGFCRKPMALSEPAIEALNRTYHDSCFQCRSCHIPLAGKQYYNKAGIPLCEDCYQASLELCWACGEVITDHVIRALERAYHPPCFICTTCKKQIGEQAFAQGEVGEVYCLQDYYRKYAPKCNACNQLIIPKEDGTDSYTVECLGRSYHENCYRCEICVIQLSPDPNEHGCYPLDGRMLCKACHLNLVSGPH
- the fblim1 gene encoding filamin-binding LIM protein 1 isoform X2, which produces MASAAPPKRMVSSVFITLASPYRATVTQQQPALQAHSAPARDKQHTAVRVSPTDSIPAPRRRKEDHSPSESYGSIDSKDRTYAGASARAPDLQSPKPALPGPSRGKLQEDERDLFPPPPPPPPPAAAASALPSSPGAALPKESPFQPPPPAQTPLSHPLTPGQQPVYNREVETSTPSSGLNRDEQSHGTHKNGQDTSMESKEVCGFCRKPMALSEPAIEALNRTYHDSCFQCRSCHIPLAGKQYYNKAGIPLCEDCYQASLELCWACGEVITDHVIRALERAYHPPCFICTTCKKQIGEQAFAQGEVGEVYCLQDYYRKYAPKCNACNQLIIPKEDGTDSYTVECLGRSYHENCYRCEICVIQLSPDPNEHGCYPLDGRMLCKACHLNLVSGPH